The genomic interval GCCTTGATCGCCGCTTGGTCCTGGAAGCAAGGCGCTTGGTTGGTCATTGATGCTGGTACTGCCATCACCGTAGACTGGATTGACGAAACGGGGCAACATCTCGGTGGACATATTATTCCAGGAACAAAGCTGGGCATGTTGAGTTTGCGCAACAACACGGCAAAAGCCCATGCTGAGGTATCAAATATCAGTTATGAACCGCTCTCGCCCTATAGTGACAACACGCAAGATGCCATTGCCCATGGTGTTCACATGGCGATAGCAGCATACATCAAAACGCAATTGGATCTGTTTCGTCAGCAATTTCCTTACGGTAACGTCGTTTTTGGTGGAGGGGCAGGACGATCGCTTAGCGTCCTTTATCCAACAGCTAAAGTCGAGACAGCGTTAGTGATACGGGGATTGCAGGCGAGATTTGGAGAATGTGGACAATGAAAAAATATGTGTTTTACGGATTGATCCTGGCCAACCTTGTCGTTGCTTTACTGTACTTGAATGCGCCGAGTCAGGGCAGTTCGGGTGAAGTGACATTGATGTTGAATCAGGACTGGAT from Gammaproteobacteria bacterium carries:
- a CDS encoding type III pantothenate kinase, yielding MTKQTEHSALYMDVGNSTVTWAVGERIVTGDGWQQLAFNRPVFVASVLDEMTNRKLARALQRNGAERVVWAHSERHWRGLKNGYVRPETLGVDRWLALIAAWSWKQGAWLVIDAGTAITVDWIDETGQHLGGHIIPGTKLGMLSLRNNTAKAHAEVSNISYEPLSPYSDNTQDAIAHGVHMAIAAYIKTQLDLFRQQFPYGNVVFGGGAGRSLSVLYPTAKVETALVIRGLQARFGECGQ